CGCAGGCTTCCCGAGGCCCAGGCCGCGGTGAGGGCAGGGGAGTGGACCACCTGGAAGCCCCTGTGGCTCGCGGGCCGCGACGTGCACGGCTCCACCGTGGGCATCGTGGGCCTGGGCCGCATCGGCCGGGCCGTGGCCCGCAGGCTCCGGGGGTTCGGGTGCCGCATCCTCTACACCGGCCCGCGCCCGGTTCCGGAGGCCGACGAGGTGGGGGCCCGGTTCGTGGAGCTGGAGGAGCTGCTGCGCCGGAGCGACTTCGTGACCCTCCACTGCCCGCTGACCCCCCAGACCCGGCACCTGATCGACGAGCGCGCCCTGGCCCTCATGAAGCCCACGGCCATCCTGGTCAACACGAGCCGGGGCGCCGTGGTGGACCCGGACGCCCTCCACCGGGCCCTGGCCTCGGGCCGGATCGCGGCCGCGGCCCTGGACGTGACCGATCCCGAGCCCCTGCCGCCCGACCACCCCCTTCTGGCCCTGCCCAACTGCCTGGTCGTCCCCCACATCGGCAGCGCCTCGGTCGCCACCCGCACCCGCATGGCGGTCATGGCCGCCGAAAACCTCCTGGCCGGCCTGAGGGGCGAACCCCTCCGCCACTGCGCCAACCCCGAGGTGTACAGGCCGCCGAAGCACCCCCCGCGTTGACGGCGGCGACCTCTGAGCCGAACCCCGGCCGGCGTTGACACTCGGCCCAGTGAAGTGGTATCCGAAACCTGGTTTTGGGGAGACATCACGCTACAGGGGGGCGCTAATGTCCGGGCACTTGCATCCCCTTCCCGAAAAAACAACGGCCGCGCCCTGTCCTCACCTGGTGGACGGTCGCGGCCGTTTCTGTTTCATCCCCAGCATGTGCGAAATGGAGCCGCCCCTCACCCTCGGATCGTTCACGCCCCAAACGCCTCACCCGGGGCGTTCGGGAGACGAAATCTACAACATGTTCGGCGAGCTTTTTTACATAACGACTGAGTGACAGGAGACGATGATGGATCTTTACGTGTTCAGTTCAGTGAATGTGACCAACGTATGGGCTGGGATTGGCGCTCGGCGATGGGCAATATCATCTAGACAGGCGCAGAACCCGAAAACACCGACTAAGGCTAGATCATTTAAAGTTGGATCGCTCGGCATCATTTAC
This is a stretch of genomic DNA from Deferrisoma camini S3R1. It encodes these proteins:
- a CDS encoding 2-hydroxyacid dehydrogenase — protein: MGVDRVFVTRRIPDEGLDLLRPVCAVDLWDDDLPPPADVLRERVRGAAGLLCLLTDPVDEALLDAAGPGLRVVSQMAVGVDNIELAACTRRGIPVGHTPGVLTETTADLAVALLLAAARRLPEAQAAVRAGEWTTWKPLWLAGRDVHGSTVGIVGLGRIGRAVARRLRGFGCRILYTGPRPVPEADEVGARFVELEELLRRSDFVTLHCPLTPQTRHLIDERALALMKPTAILVNTSRGAVVDPDALHRALASGRIAAAALDVTDPEPLPPDHPLLALPNCLVVPHIGSASVATRTRMAVMAAENLLAGLRGEPLRHCANPEVYRPPKHPPR